One genomic region from Pseudoduganella lutea encodes:
- a CDS encoding substrate-binding domain-containing protein has protein sequence MNLKALADTLGMSKTTVSRALNGYPEVSEATRERVRAAAAASGYKANPVARHLAVGRSNVLGILYPLLPADLGDPMFLDVVGGISAALEAAGMNFIIAPVSPSNELPSYQQMVRGQRVDGLIVSRTLVDDPRIDYLMEAGFPFVAHGRTGVSDRHAWFDYDNAAGIRLALDALLANGHRRIALLGSPLTLNFARQRRDSFIHCLTYAGLAADPRLLIESAIDRRSGYQAMQQLLAEAERPTAVIVDNHLSGVGAVRALLDAGVGIGSDMSLVVWGRMADALAGLDVATIDQPDARAAGARMGAMLLALLEGAPAASLQELWQPVLLPGASVGRCAG, from the coding sequence ATGAACCTGAAAGCCCTGGCCGACACGCTCGGCATGTCGAAGACCACCGTCAGCCGCGCCTTGAACGGTTACCCGGAAGTGTCGGAAGCCACGCGCGAGCGCGTGCGGGCCGCGGCGGCCGCCAGCGGTTATAAGGCCAACCCGGTGGCGCGCCACCTGGCCGTGGGCCGCAGCAATGTGCTGGGCATCCTTTACCCGCTGCTGCCGGCCGACCTGGGCGACCCGATGTTCCTCGACGTGGTGGGCGGCATTTCCGCCGCGCTGGAAGCAGCTGGCATGAACTTCATCATCGCTCCAGTATCGCCGTCGAATGAACTGCCCTCGTACCAGCAGATGGTGCGCGGGCAGCGCGTGGACGGGCTGATCGTCAGCCGCACGCTGGTGGACGATCCGCGCATCGACTACCTGATGGAAGCGGGATTCCCCTTCGTTGCGCATGGCCGCACCGGCGTCAGCGACCGCCATGCGTGGTTCGACTACGACAACGCGGCCGGCATCCGCCTGGCGCTCGATGCATTGCTGGCCAATGGCCATCGCCGTATTGCCTTGCTTGGCTCACCGCTGACATTGAATTTTGCGCGGCAGCGGCGGGACAGCTTTATCCATTGCCTGACCTATGCCGGACTGGCGGCCGATCCGCGGTTGTTGATTGAATCGGCGATCGACCGGCGCAGCGGCTACCAGGCCATGCAGCAATTGCTGGCCGAAGCGGAGCGCCCGACGGCGGTGATCGTCGATAACCACTTGTCCGGCGTGGGCGCGGTGCGCGCGCTGCTCGATGCGGGCGTCGGAATCGGCAGCGACATGTCGCTCGTGGTATGGGGACGGATGGCCGATGCGCTGGCCGGGCTGGACGTGGCAACGATCGACCAGCCCGATGCGCGCGCCGCCGGCGCCCGGATGGGGGCGATGCTGCTGGCGTTGCTTGAAGGAGCGCCGGCCGCATCGCTGCAGGAGTTGTGGCAGCCAGTGCTGTTGCCCGGAGCGTCGGTGGGCCGCTGCGCCGGTTGA
- a CDS encoding polysaccharide lyase family 8 super-sandwich domain-containing protein → MTLFAAMHAPAVHADEFDTLRAKWQTRANGGSVNVADADVARQITADTGNAQASWNTLITSASRTSLWPDLSDWTKSSTITGSYSRLAVMAAAWASPHSSLYHNAALGTDIVAGLDWLTQNYYRAALATAYDNWWDWQIGTPLALNNAAVAVYPLLTPTQVSAYMAAIDRFVPDPTLRTSANGKLSSTAETGANRLDKALVVVLRGILAKSATKIAQGRDAISQTLPYVTSGDGFYVDGSFIQHEDIAYIGSYGPVLLSDIARLFYILNGSTWSVTDPNAGNAYAWAMEAFRPFIYDGAMMDSVRGRAIARQFGDDHRNGRAVIGSMAELAQSLPASQAAELKTVLKGWMQRDTSFGTSYFTPTPTATPGVLAGVPVYQIGLLKSILADGAIAPAEEPVGTHVFASSDRVVQREDGHAYVLSLFSNRISAFEYGNGENTRAWWTGVGMSYLYNGDLTQYTGNFWPTIDARRLPGTTTDHSGSSTLTAWASNRNTRNMVGGAELAGRYAAVAFDFATANVTGSTLTGKKAWFLFGDRIVAAGAGIASTGGANVETIVENRKLNAAGDNGLTVNGAVKSASAGWSETMGSVKWAHLASSVAGSDIGYYFPTMPSVTGLRETRTGAWSDINTTASADPVSNTFLSLALQHGTDPTAGSYSYVVLPNRSAAATAAYAAAPTVAVLERSTSAIAVADSALGLTGAVFWNDATKSVSQGGKILLTSDRKAAVVMQQTGTDLEVSVADPTQANTGVINIEINRSASALTSADAAVTVVQLSPTIKLAVSTGAAAGKSFTARFALHTVHSLPPAADAYVRDGTYATTNYGSTNSLVLKKDTSNYHRKAFVRFDLSAITGTLDSASLMLTTSSIGQSTSMTTNLLLASSASWSEATLNWTNAPAAGALLGSWTAPAAQEPVTVDVTNAVSAALQGNRQLSLVLELASSYGANGWIEYASKENGTAIFRPQLVIRTR, encoded by the coding sequence ATGACCCTGTTTGCCGCCATGCATGCACCCGCCGTGCATGCCGATGAGTTCGACACGTTGCGCGCCAAGTGGCAGACGCGTGCCAATGGCGGCAGCGTCAACGTGGCCGATGCCGATGTCGCCAGGCAGATCACCGCGGATACAGGGAATGCGCAGGCCAGCTGGAATACACTGATCACCAGCGCCAGCCGCACGTCGCTGTGGCCGGACTTGAGCGACTGGACCAAGTCCTCCACCATCACCGGCAGCTATTCGCGACTCGCCGTCATGGCGGCCGCCTGGGCTTCGCCGCATTCTTCGCTCTATCACAATGCCGCGCTGGGAACGGACATCGTGGCCGGACTCGACTGGCTCACCCAGAACTACTACCGGGCCGCGCTGGCAACTGCGTACGACAACTGGTGGGACTGGCAGATCGGCACGCCGCTGGCGCTCAACAATGCCGCCGTCGCCGTCTATCCATTGCTGACGCCCACGCAGGTCAGCGCGTACATGGCCGCCATCGACCGTTTCGTGCCGGACCCCACACTGCGTACCAGTGCCAACGGCAAACTGTCCAGCACCGCCGAAACGGGCGCCAATCGCCTCGACAAGGCGCTCGTGGTCGTATTGCGGGGCATTCTCGCCAAGTCCGCCACCAAGATCGCCCAGGGCCGCGATGCCATCAGTCAAACCCTGCCTTACGTGACCAGCGGCGATGGTTTCTACGTGGATGGCTCGTTCATACAGCATGAGGACATTGCCTACATCGGCAGCTATGGCCCGGTGCTGCTGTCCGATATCGCCCGGCTGTTCTACATCCTCAACGGCTCGACGTGGAGCGTGACCGATCCCAATGCCGGCAATGCATACGCATGGGCCATGGAGGCATTCCGCCCGTTTATCTACGATGGCGCCATGATGGATTCGGTGCGCGGTCGCGCGATCGCGCGCCAGTTCGGCGACGATCACCGCAATGGCCGCGCCGTCATCGGTTCCATGGCGGAGCTGGCGCAGAGCCTGCCGGCCAGCCAGGCGGCCGAACTGAAAACCGTACTCAAAGGGTGGATGCAACGCGACACCAGCTTCGGCACGTCCTATTTCACGCCGACGCCGACCGCCACGCCGGGCGTGCTGGCCGGCGTCCCCGTCTACCAGATCGGCTTACTGAAAAGTATCCTCGCCGACGGTGCCATCGCGCCAGCCGAGGAGCCGGTGGGCACCCATGTCTTTGCGTCGAGCGATCGCGTCGTCCAACGCGAAGACGGCCACGCCTACGTGCTGAGCCTTTTCTCCAACCGCATCTCCGCCTTCGAGTACGGCAATGGCGAAAACACCAGGGCGTGGTGGACCGGCGTGGGCATGAGCTACCTGTACAACGGCGACTTGACCCAGTACACCGGCAACTTCTGGCCGACCATCGATGCGCGGCGCCTGCCGGGAACCACCACCGACCACAGCGGCAGCAGCACGCTGACCGCCTGGGCCAGCAATCGCAATACCCGCAACATGGTCGGCGGCGCCGAACTGGCAGGACGCTACGCTGCCGTGGCATTCGACTTCGCCACCGCCAACGTGACCGGTTCGACGCTGACCGGAAAAAAAGCCTGGTTCCTGTTCGGCGACCGGATCGTCGCTGCCGGAGCCGGCATCGCCAGCACGGGCGGCGCCAACGTGGAAACCATCGTGGAGAATCGCAAGCTGAACGCCGCTGGCGACAATGGCTTGACGGTCAATGGCGCGGTGAAATCCGCCAGCGCCGGCTGGAGCGAAACCATGGGGAGCGTGAAGTGGGCCCATCTTGCCAGCAGCGTCGCCGGCAGCGACATCGGCTATTACTTTCCCACCATGCCTTCGGTGACCGGCCTGCGCGAAACGCGCACCGGTGCGTGGAGCGACATCAACACCACTGCCAGCGCCGACCCGGTCTCGAACACCTTCCTCAGCCTGGCGCTGCAGCACGGCACCGATCCAACGGCAGGCTCCTACAGCTACGTGGTCCTGCCCAACCGCAGCGCAGCGGCAACCGCTGCCTACGCGGCGGCACCCACGGTCGCGGTGCTCGAACGGTCGACCAGCGCCATCGCGGTCGCCGACAGCGCCCTCGGGCTGACTGGCGCCGTGTTCTGGAACGATGCCACGAAGTCCGTCAGCCAGGGAGGCAAGATCCTGCTGACCAGCGATCGCAAGGCCGCGGTGGTGATGCAGCAGACCGGCACCGACCTGGAGGTCAGTGTTGCCGATCCCACCCAGGCCAATACCGGTGTCATCAACATCGAAATCAACCGGAGCGCATCGGCACTGACCAGTGCGGACGCGGCGGTGACGGTAGTGCAGTTGAGCCCCACCATCAAGCTGGCGGTCAGCACCGGCGCCGCGGCCGGCAAATCGTTCACGGCGCGCTTCGCCCTGCACACGGTCCATAGCCTGCCGCCCGCCGCGGATGCCTATGTTCGTGACGGTACCTATGCGACGACCAACTACGGCAGCACGAACAGCCTGGTACTGAAGAAAGATACATCCAACTACCATCGCAAGGCCTTCGTCCGGTTCGACCTGTCGGCCATCACGGGCACACTGGACAGCGCCAGTCTCATGCTGACCACTTCCTCGATCGGCCAGAGCACGTCCATGACGACCAATCTGCTGCTGGCCAGCAGCGCGAGCTGGTCCGAAGCCACGCTGAACTGGACCAACGCGCCGGCCGCCGGTGCGCTGCTTGGCAGCTGGACAGCACCGGCTGCCCAGGAACCGGTCACGGTCGACGTCACGAATGCGGTCAGCGCCGCGCTGCAGGGCAACCGTCAGCTGTCCCTCGTACTGGAACTGGCCAGCAGCTATGGCGCCAACGGCTGGATCGAGTACGCCAGCAAGGAAAACGGCACCGCCATTTTCCGTCCGCAACTGGTCATCAGGACGCGCTAG
- a CDS encoding glycoside hydrolase family 88/105 protein, which yields MTTNPLRLCAALLLAFPMVAVPAGTALAAAPAPASHTAQPAPEATQAAVIEIMQRAADWQLGHPSAHPPTDWTQGAGYAGMMALAGISDDPRYREAMRRMGEQNGWKLGPYRYFADDHIVGQTYAELYLQFRDPAMIAPMRAQFDGILAEPREGSLRFDAPGALQRWVWCDALFMAPPTWARLTAATGDPRYLELAIAHWWRTADFLYDPEERLFFRDSTYFAKREPNGRKVFWSRGNGWVMGGLVRMMQYIPPAHPARPRFERQFKDMAQRLLALQHADGTWRTSLLDPDSYPLKETSGTALTTYALAWGVNEGLLERSVFAPAVKRAWAGLTASVQADGKLTDVQPAGQDPRAFDPQGTEVFGVGAFLLAGSEVYRMAPGKAKPL from the coding sequence ATGACGACGAATCCCTTGCGGCTGTGTGCCGCGCTGCTGTTGGCTTTCCCCATGGTGGCCGTGCCGGCCGGCACGGCGCTTGCCGCCGCGCCGGCCCCTGCATCGCACACGGCCCAGCCCGCGCCCGAGGCAACGCAGGCGGCTGTGATCGAGATCATGCAGCGGGCAGCCGACTGGCAGCTCGGCCACCCCAGCGCGCACCCGCCGACCGACTGGACGCAAGGCGCCGGTTATGCCGGCATGATGGCGCTGGCCGGCATTTCCGACGACCCGCGCTACCGTGAAGCGATGCGCCGGATGGGCGAACAGAACGGCTGGAAGCTGGGGCCCTACCGCTATTTCGCGGATGACCATATCGTCGGGCAGACGTACGCCGAGTTGTACCTGCAGTTCCGCGATCCGGCGATGATCGCGCCCATGCGCGCGCAGTTCGACGGCATCCTGGCCGAACCCCGCGAAGGTTCGCTGCGCTTCGATGCGCCGGGCGCGTTGCAGCGCTGGGTGTGGTGCGACGCGCTCTTCATGGCGCCGCCCACATGGGCGCGCCTGACGGCCGCCACCGGTGACCCGCGCTACCTGGAACTGGCGATCGCGCACTGGTGGCGCACTGCCGACTTCCTGTATGACCCCGAGGAGCGGCTGTTCTTCCGCGACAGCACGTACTTTGCCAAGCGCGAACCGAATGGCCGCAAGGTGTTCTGGAGCCGCGGCAACGGCTGGGTCATGGGCGGCCTGGTGCGCATGATGCAGTACATCCCGCCGGCCCATCCCGCACGCCCCCGCTTCGAACGCCAATTCAAGGACATGGCCCAGCGGCTGCTGGCCCTTCAGCACGCCGATGGCACATGGCGCACCAGCCTGCTGGACCCCGATAGCTATCCGCTCAAGGAAACCAGCGGCACGGCGCTGACCACCTATGCGCTGGCGTGGGGCGTCAACGAAGGCTTGCTCGAGCGCTCGGTGTTCGCTCCCGCCGTGAAGCGGGCCTGGGCCGGGCTGACGGCCAGCGTGCAGGCCGACGGCAAACTGACCGATGTGCAACCGGCTGGCCAGGATCCGCGCGCGTTCGATCCCCAGGGCACGGAAGTGTTCGGTGTTGGCGCATTCCTGCTGGCCGGCAGCGAGGTGTACCGGATGGCCCCGGGCAAGGCCAAACCGCTTTGA
- a CDS encoding LacI family DNA-binding transcriptional regulator translates to MTKEWMGKMGTTLVDVAEAAGVSTMTASRAFSGAGYVAEEVKAKVLEAAASLGYSPDAAARMRKSGRTNVVGFVVTDMTSTVINEFVAEMGAVVHEHHMDLLIYNTFGELDVDGGKRISELLDSLWDGLVFVTPRMTEPYLQTLEKSDTPVVLVNYCARETSLPVVIGDNVNCSRDAVTHLIDLGHRRIGFIRGTPYSGQSAERERGYRLALEQAGIVADERLVGQGEFNEHTGFEAARLLLAQPDRPTAIFAANDAMAIGCMRAAREAGLKLPDQLSLVGFDDMAGAGMLQPGLTTLRHPAPEMARAAVGELIRRIHNEPGKRQRMTFPGELVIRASTAPPDVATPGKERARRPRKSAA, encoded by the coding sequence ATGACAAAAGAATGGATGGGTAAAATGGGCACCACGCTGGTCGACGTCGCCGAGGCCGCCGGGGTCTCCACCATGACGGCTTCGCGCGCGTTCAGTGGTGCCGGCTATGTGGCGGAAGAGGTAAAGGCGAAGGTGCTCGAGGCGGCTGCTTCGCTCGGCTATTCCCCGGATGCCGCGGCGCGCATGCGGAAGAGCGGACGCACCAATGTCGTCGGCTTCGTCGTTACCGACATGACCTCGACCGTGATCAACGAGTTCGTCGCCGAGATGGGTGCCGTGGTGCACGAACATCACATGGACCTGCTGATCTACAACACCTTCGGCGAACTCGATGTCGATGGCGGCAAGCGCATCAGCGAGCTGCTGGACAGCCTTTGGGATGGCCTCGTGTTCGTCACGCCGCGCATGACCGAACCCTATTTGCAGACGCTGGAAAAGAGCGACACACCGGTCGTGCTGGTGAACTACTGCGCCAGGGAGACCTCGCTCCCGGTCGTGATCGGCGATAACGTCAATTGTTCGCGTGACGCGGTCACGCACCTGATCGATCTCGGCCATCGCCGTATCGGCTTTATTCGTGGCACGCCTTATTCCGGGCAGAGTGCGGAGCGCGAGCGTGGCTACCGCCTGGCATTGGAACAGGCGGGTATCGTGGCCGACGAGCGCCTGGTCGGGCAGGGTGAATTCAATGAACATACCGGTTTCGAGGCCGCGCGCTTGCTGCTGGCGCAGCCCGACCGCCCGACGGCGATCTTCGCCGCCAACGATGCCATGGCGATCGGTTGCATGCGCGCGGCGCGCGAGGCCGGCCTGAAGCTGCCCGACCAGCTGTCCCTTGTCGGCTTCGACGACATGGCGGGCGCCGGCATGCTGCAACCGGGTTTGACGACCCTGCGCCATCCAGCCCCCGAGATGGCGCGCGCGGCCGTCGGCGAGCTGATCCGCCGTATCCACAATGAACCGGGCAAGCGACAGCGCATGACGTTTCCCGGCGAACTCGTTATCCGCGCGTCCACGGCGCCGCCCGACGTCGCGACGCCCGGCAAGGAACGGGCGCGCCGGCCGCGCAAGTCGGCCGCCTAG
- a CDS encoding TonB-dependent receptor, with amino-acid sequence MRIPCNEQHAVSLRPAAMAVALAMTALATGNTWADQAPPATTAPDDGTRLETVIVTANKRAQNLQDVPAAVSVLNDASLQRNNVRDLSDLPSLSPALTINYGSQPANNSINMRGIGTYSLGIGVEADVSVIIDDIPVGMQANAFKDLADVHRIEVLKGPQSTLLGKSSIAGAINITTKPIESNWRTRTSTLATSDHEWRVSAATSGAISDTVRVRLAASRTGFPGVVKNLTDGKDLNGSYNTTVSAKLAWTPLDNLEIVLSPHANRSNANCCLSPYTSMTPGGLYQNIAQLPASQVLAGIPIGPGNVAVRTDYPAGGRGRDAGSGLKVAYTFADDSPLAGHMLSSITSYQSYRMDDFQDVDGLDADTLRYTLLNGRPSGFTGGQYQAGFFEVKSRTQELRLTSPDTGKLRYVAGLWYGDNRLERELKKSPVGPIASWYNAHARNTSYALFGQSSWEFASRTSLITGLRLNREDTGYDFTRFAPPPAGTRTPIDYLAKKDSNRDVTGKIGVEHHVDPDTMVYGLFSTGHKGVAYDLTSSLTAAIAAHQPVPAETAKNMELGAKLSLLDNRAMLNLAIFRTNFKGFQQSAGFIDPDGQYRTTLHSIGGLRTSGVEVDATWRASRELTVNGAFAFTRAIITAFENGPCYSVPSADGLSAVPGGNCAPNPRYNNTNVADLRGKTLPNAPKIKLNLGAQYDLPLPARRFDAFFTAAYRWQSATQFSLNQDPANIQGAYGIVNLGMGLKDRKDAYKLSFMVNNLLDKSYASGLANAVGSTWSVKAPNASPHLVNYTTWTPARDYQRYFTVRLDATF; translated from the coding sequence ATGCGCATTCCCTGTAACGAGCAGCATGCAGTCTCCCTCCGCCCGGCCGCCATGGCGGTGGCGCTGGCCATGACCGCCCTGGCCACTGGCAACACGTGGGCCGACCAGGCACCGCCCGCGACCACCGCGCCGGACGATGGCACCCGACTGGAAACCGTGATCGTGACCGCCAACAAGCGGGCCCAGAACCTGCAGGACGTGCCCGCCGCCGTCAGCGTGCTGAACGACGCCTCCTTGCAACGCAACAATGTGCGTGACCTGTCCGACCTGCCTTCGCTGTCGCCCGCCTTGACGATCAACTACGGCAGCCAGCCGGCCAACAACTCCATCAACATGCGTGGCATCGGTACTTACTCCCTGGGTATCGGCGTGGAGGCGGACGTGTCCGTCATCATCGATGACATCCCCGTCGGCATGCAGGCCAACGCCTTCAAGGACCTGGCGGACGTGCACCGCATCGAAGTGCTGAAAGGGCCGCAGAGCACGCTGCTTGGCAAGAGCTCGATCGCCGGCGCCATCAACATCACGACGAAGCCGATCGAAAGCAACTGGCGCACCCGCACCAGCACCCTCGCGACCAGCGACCACGAGTGGCGCGTCAGCGCTGCCACGTCCGGCGCCATCAGCGATACCGTGCGGGTACGGCTGGCGGCCAGCCGCACCGGCTTCCCCGGCGTCGTCAAGAACCTGACGGATGGCAAGGATCTCAACGGTTCCTACAACACGACGGTTTCGGCAAAACTGGCATGGACCCCGCTCGATAACCTGGAAATCGTTCTGTCCCCCCACGCCAACCGCAGCAATGCCAACTGCTGCCTGTCGCCTTACACCTCGATGACGCCCGGCGGCCTGTACCAGAACATCGCCCAGTTGCCGGCATCCCAGGTGCTGGCCGGCATTCCGATCGGTCCGGGCAATGTTGCAGTGCGCACGGACTACCCCGCCGGCGGCAGGGGGCGCGATGCGGGCAGCGGCCTGAAGGTCGCCTACACGTTCGCCGACGATTCGCCGCTGGCGGGCCACATGCTCAGCTCCATCACTTCGTACCAGTCCTACCGGATGGACGACTTCCAGGATGTCGACGGGCTGGACGCGGACACGCTGCGCTACACCCTCCTCAACGGCCGGCCAAGCGGCTTCACCGGGGGCCAGTACCAGGCCGGCTTCTTCGAGGTGAAGTCGCGCACGCAGGAATTGCGCCTGACCTCGCCGGACACGGGCAAGCTCCGCTACGTCGCGGGCCTTTGGTACGGCGACAACCGGCTGGAGCGGGAACTGAAGAAGTCGCCCGTCGGGCCCATTGCTTCGTGGTACAACGCCCACGCCCGCAACACCAGCTATGCCCTGTTCGGCCAATCCTCGTGGGAATTCGCCAGCAGGACCAGCCTCATCACTGGTCTGCGGCTGAACCGGGAAGATACCGGCTACGACTTCACGCGGTTCGCGCCGCCACCAGCCGGTACCCGCACGCCGATCGATTACCTGGCCAAGAAGGACAGCAATCGCGACGTGACGGGAAAGATCGGCGTGGAACACCACGTCGATCCGGACACGATGGTGTACGGCTTGTTTTCCACTGGCCACAAAGGCGTCGCCTATGACTTGACCAGCAGCCTGACCGCGGCGATCGCCGCCCACCAGCCGGTACCGGCGGAAACGGCGAAGAACATGGAACTCGGTGCCAAGCTCTCGCTGCTGGACAACCGTGCCATGCTGAACCTGGCCATCTTTCGCACCAACTTCAAGGGCTTCCAGCAATCGGCCGGGTTCATCGATCCCGATGGCCAGTACCGCACGACACTGCACAGCATCGGCGGGCTGCGCACCAGCGGCGTGGAAGTCGATGCGACCTGGCGCGCCAGCCGGGAACTGACGGTGAATGGGGCGTTCGCGTTCACCCGCGCCATCATCACGGCATTCGAGAACGGCCCCTGCTACAGCGTGCCAAGCGCGGATGGATTATCCGCGGTCCCTGGCGGCAATTGCGCCCCCAATCCCCGCTACAACAACACCAACGTGGCGGACCTGCGGGGAAAGACCCTGCCCAACGCGCCGAAAATAAAACTCAACCTGGGCGCGCAATACGACCTGCCGCTGCCTGCGCGCCGCTTCGATGCCTTCTTCACGGCGGCCTACCGGTGGCAGAGCGCAACGCAGTTCAGCCTGAACCAGGACCCCGCCAACATCCAGGGCGCCTATGGCATCGTCAACCTCGGCATGGGCCTGAAAGACAGGAAGGATGCCTACAAACTCAGTTTCATGGTGAACAACCTGCTCGACAAGAGCTATGCCAGCGGCCTGGCGAATGCGGTCGGCAGCACCTGGAGCGTCAAGGCGCCGAACGCATCGCCACACCTGGTGAACTACACCACGTGGACCCCGGCACGCGACTACCAGCGCTACTTCACCGTGCGCCTGGACGCCACCTTCTGA
- a CDS encoding DUF2264 domain-containing protein, with protein MKRRRFIGRLAAMGGLVAGRDQLAAAAPPTGDARAYMVDLLVRMAMPVLRAMAKGQLQKTFPVELSPVWRGADSRLCYLECFGRLLAGIAPWLALPDSDSEEGRLRRQMRELALQGIAQGVDPASPDYLAWRAGNQVLVDSSYLTNALLRAPAALWEPLSARTKRLLVAEIRGARRFQPPYNNWLLFAAMNEVWLASVGEDGDIVRLGTGVKKTSEWYAGDGWIKDGEAFHFDYYNSYVMWPMQLEILEQMTTLGLAVYRDNPASMLALTLQRTQRYCEHLERLVSPEGTFPVIGRSLTYRTAAFQPLALLAWRKQLPASLPEGQVRAALHAVHRTIWTNPSNFTADGFLTLGFAGHNPGLADWYSNNGSTYIASTALLALGLPPTDTYWTTAALAWTQKKAFANAPFPRDYAVDY; from the coding sequence ATGAAACGTCGAAGGTTCATCGGCAGACTTGCCGCGATGGGCGGCCTGGTTGCCGGCCGCGACCAGCTGGCGGCCGCGGCCCCGCCAACGGGCGATGCGCGCGCCTATATGGTCGACCTGCTGGTGCGCATGGCAATGCCGGTGCTGCGGGCGATGGCGAAGGGACAATTGCAAAAGACCTTCCCCGTCGAGCTCAGTCCGGTCTGGCGTGGCGCCGACAGCAGGCTGTGCTACCTGGAGTGTTTCGGTCGCCTGCTGGCTGGCATCGCCCCATGGCTGGCATTGCCGGACAGCGACAGCGAAGAAGGCCGGTTGCGCCGGCAGATGCGTGAACTCGCCCTGCAAGGCATTGCACAGGGCGTCGATCCCGCGAGCCCGGACTACCTGGCATGGCGCGCCGGCAACCAGGTGCTCGTGGACTCCTCCTACCTGACGAATGCCTTGCTGCGGGCCCCTGCCGCGCTATGGGAACCGCTGAGCGCCCGGACCAAGCGGCTGCTCGTGGCCGAGATACGCGGAGCCCGCCGTTTCCAGCCGCCGTACAACAACTGGCTGCTGTTTGCCGCGATGAACGAAGTGTGGCTGGCCTCGGTTGGCGAGGACGGCGACATCGTACGGCTCGGCACGGGCGTGAAGAAAACCAGCGAGTGGTATGCGGGCGATGGCTGGATCAAGGATGGCGAAGCGTTCCACTTCGATTACTACAACTCCTATGTGATGTGGCCAATGCAGCTGGAGATCCTGGAACAGATGACCACGCTCGGCCTCGCTGTCTACCGCGACAATCCGGCGAGCATGCTCGCCCTGACATTGCAGCGCACGCAGCGCTATTGCGAGCACCTGGAACGCCTCGTCTCACCCGAAGGCACTTTTCCGGTGATCGGCCGCTCGCTGACCTACCGGACCGCGGCCTTCCAGCCGCTGGCCCTACTGGCCTGGCGCAAGCAGCTGCCCGCATCGCTGCCGGAAGGCCAGGTGCGCGCGGCCCTGCATGCGGTGCACCGAACCATCTGGACGAACCCGAGCAACTTCACCGCCGACGGCTTCCTGACCCTGGGCTTTGCCGGCCACAACCCGGGTCTCGCGGACTGGTATTCGAACAATGGCAGCACCTACATCGCCTCGACCGCGCTGCTGGCGCTGGGCTTGCCACCGACCGATACCTACTGGACCACCGCTGCGCTGGCGTGGACGCAGAAAAAGGCCTTTGCAAATGCGCCTTTCCCCCGCGATTACGCGGTGGACTATTAA